A window of the Lagenorhynchus albirostris chromosome 1, mLagAlb1.1, whole genome shotgun sequence genome harbors these coding sequences:
- the TBC1D21 gene encoding TBC1 domain family member 21 isoform X1, translating to MTTLSPENSLSARQSASFILVKRKPPIDKTEWDGFFDENGHLAKSRDSICVNILERGLHPFVRTEAWKFLTGYYSWQSSQDERLMVDSTRRKNYKALCQMYEKIQPLLENLHRNFIETRNNIAYDIQKLYDKDPLGNVLIDKKRLEKILLLSYVCNTQAEYQQGFHEMVMLFQLMVEHDHETFWLFQFFLQKTEHSCVINIGVGKNLDMLNNVINFLDPVFAEHLKGKGAGAVQSLFPWFCLYFQRAFKSFDDVWRLWEVLLTGKPCRNFQVLVAYSMLQMVRTQVLQESMTGDDILLACNNLIDLDVAELVSAACTAYAELVQKDVPQPLKDFFL from the exons GTGAAGAGAAAACCACCCATTGACAAGACGGAATGGGATGGCTTCTTTGACGAGAACGGTCACTTGGCCAAGTCACGAGACTCCATTTGTGTTAACATCCTGGAAAGG ggTCTGCACCCCTTCGTGAGGACGGAAGCCTGGAAATTCCTTACGGGCTACTACTCATGGCAGAGTTCCCAGGATGAGCGGCTCATGGTGGACAGCACAAGGAG GAAGAACTACAAGGCCTTATGCCAGATGTACGAGAAGATTCAGCCCCTTCTGGAAAACCTGCACCGGAACTTCATAGAGACTCGGAATAACATCG CATACGACATCCAGAAACTCTATGACAAAGACCCCCTGGGCAATGTCCTTATTGATAAGAAGAGGCTGGAGAAGATTCTGCTCCTGAGTTACGTCTGCAACACCCAGGCAG agTACCAGCAGGGCTTCCATGAGATGGTGATGCTCTTCCAGCTGATGGTGGAACATGACCATGAGACCTTCTGGCTTTTCCAGTTCTTCCTGCAGAAAACG GAGCACAGCTGTGTCATCAACATCGGGGTGGGCAAGAACCTTGACATGCTCAACAACGTGATCAACTTCCTGGACCCCGTGTTTGCTGAGCACTTAA AAGGGAAGGGTGCGGGGGCCGTGCAGTCCCTCTTTCCCTGGTTCTGCCTCTACTTTCAACGTGCCTTCAAGTCCTTCGACGACgtctggaggctctgggag GTCCTGCTGACGGGGAAGCCCTGCAGGAACTTCCAGGTGCTGGTGGCCTACAGCATGCTGCAGATGGTACGCACGCAGGTGCTGCAGGAGAGCATGACGGGCGACGACATCCTCCTG GCGTGCAACAACCTCATAGACCTTGATGTTGCTGAGCTGGTCTCTGCTGCCTGCACAGCCTACGCGGAGCTCGTCCAAAAGGAT GTTCCTCAGCCATTAAAGGATTTCTTTCTCTGA
- the TBC1D21 gene encoding TBC1 domain family member 21 isoform X2 yields MTTLSPENSLSARQSASFILGLHPFVRTEAWKFLTGYYSWQSSQDERLMVDSTRRKNYKALCQMYEKIQPLLENLHRNFIETRNNIAYDIQKLYDKDPLGNVLIDKKRLEKILLLSYVCNTQAEYQQGFHEMVMLFQLMVEHDHETFWLFQFFLQKTEHSCVINIGVGKNLDMLNNVINFLDPVFAEHLKGKGAGAVQSLFPWFCLYFQRAFKSFDDVWRLWEVLLTGKPCRNFQVLVAYSMLQMVRTQVLQESMTGDDILLACNNLIDLDVAELVSAACTAYAELVQKDVPQPLKDFFL; encoded by the exons ggTCTGCACCCCTTCGTGAGGACGGAAGCCTGGAAATTCCTTACGGGCTACTACTCATGGCAGAGTTCCCAGGATGAGCGGCTCATGGTGGACAGCACAAGGAG GAAGAACTACAAGGCCTTATGCCAGATGTACGAGAAGATTCAGCCCCTTCTGGAAAACCTGCACCGGAACTTCATAGAGACTCGGAATAACATCG CATACGACATCCAGAAACTCTATGACAAAGACCCCCTGGGCAATGTCCTTATTGATAAGAAGAGGCTGGAGAAGATTCTGCTCCTGAGTTACGTCTGCAACACCCAGGCAG agTACCAGCAGGGCTTCCATGAGATGGTGATGCTCTTCCAGCTGATGGTGGAACATGACCATGAGACCTTCTGGCTTTTCCAGTTCTTCCTGCAGAAAACG GAGCACAGCTGTGTCATCAACATCGGGGTGGGCAAGAACCTTGACATGCTCAACAACGTGATCAACTTCCTGGACCCCGTGTTTGCTGAGCACTTAA AAGGGAAGGGTGCGGGGGCCGTGCAGTCCCTCTTTCCCTGGTTCTGCCTCTACTTTCAACGTGCCTTCAAGTCCTTCGACGACgtctggaggctctgggag GTCCTGCTGACGGGGAAGCCCTGCAGGAACTTCCAGGTGCTGGTGGCCTACAGCATGCTGCAGATGGTACGCACGCAGGTGCTGCAGGAGAGCATGACGGGCGACGACATCCTCCTG GCGTGCAACAACCTCATAGACCTTGATGTTGCTGAGCTGGTCTCTGCTGCCTGCACAGCCTACGCGGAGCTCGTCCAAAAGGAT GTTCCTCAGCCATTAAAGGATTTCTTTCTCTGA